A single Hippocampus zosterae strain Florida chromosome 1, ASM2543408v3, whole genome shotgun sequence DNA region contains:
- the shisa3 gene encoding protein shisa-3 homolog: MVRLLNCLLLGYLTWNVRISDAQGEYCHGWLDASGNYHDGFQCPEDFDTADATVCCGSCVLRYCCAAVDARLEQDSCTNDRPAADDAEYAAQPVYMPFLMVGSMFVAFVVAGSLVAVYCCTCLRPKQPAQQPIRFSLRSCQGETIPMILTAAPPSLRTPSRQSSTATTSSSSAGGGSSMRRFSIGGQQQHGCLVSAAVSTPASTPTQTHQTLPPPLPPPYTSPPATGGLHHAHAQLPLQQPSQGTAFILPQQYFFPLQPDTFASAKGFADFGQS; the protein is encoded by the exons ATGGTGCGTCTGCTGAACTGCCTCTTGCTCGGATACCTCACGTGGAATGTGCGGATCTCGGACGCGCAAGGGGAGTATTGCCACGGCTGGCTGGACGCCAGCGGCAACTACCACGACGGCTTCCAATGTCCGGAGGACTTCGACACGGCCGACGCCACCGTGTGCTGCGGCTCGTGCGTGCTGCGCTACTGTTGCGCCGCCGTGGACGCGCGCCTGGAGCAGGACAGTTGCACCAACGACCGGCCGGCCGCCGACGACGCCGAGTATGCAGCGC AGCCCGTCTACATGCCCTTCCTCATGGTGGGCAGCATGTTCGTGGCCTTCGTGGTGGCGGGCTCCCTGGTCGCCGTCTACTGCTGCACCTGCCTGCGGCCCAAGCAGCCAGCCCAACAGCCCATCCGCTTCTCGCTGCGCAGCTGCCAGGGCGAGACCATCCCTATGATCCTCACGGCCGCGCCGCCCAGCCTCCGCACCCCGTCGAGGCAGTCCAGCACGGCCACCACCAGCTCCAGCTCGGCGGGGGGCGGCAGCTCCATGCGGAGGTTCTCCATCGGGGGGCAACAGCAGCACGGTTGCCTGGTGTCGGCCGCCGTCTCCACCCCGGCCTCCACTCCGACTCAAACCCATCAGACTTTGCCCCCGCCTCTCCCGCCGCCCTATACGTCCCCTCCAGCGACGGGGGGCCTGCATCATGCTCACGCGCAGCTGCCCCTCCAGCAGCCCTCGCAGGGCACTGCCTTCATCCTCCCCCAACAGTACTTCTTCCCCCTACAGCCCGACACGTTCGCTTCGGCTAAGGGATTCGCAGACTTTGGCCAGAGTTGA